gagagggatgccaatccaaacaaaatgtgtaaggagggtgccctagcctcgtgctcgaaagtgatgaaagctctttgacgaaacataaatatgtgacgtcaatggtatgtttgactcaatcgggattcgaaacacgGAGATGAGAAAaatcacgccgacgagacgagccaattaatcgataaaggttaggttgtgggcccggacaaggaacccgaccgtgaccgtaatatcaattaatgcattccaaccaagacctcgttcgagtctcaccatctagggatcacaaagacgtaagtgtcctagttatcccctgcggagtcgccaatctgtcggcatggcccacctgcaagcccagccgatctgtggacatacagcggtcttttgaaagccacgctcggcggcgtaaaaatgctttcgaccggatcattttagatcggtcggtttcgtctcggtaagggcctcgaaacaattagagatgttcggagtcgccaccaagcatttgtgggatgtttggaacccgttcgaatccactttatacctcggtcaaacgaagcagaaagcagggtttgacataggtactaaagataaggaatcgtccatctttagcatcctatctctagaatgactctcgtacgccctggataaggtcgtccactatccaaagtttctgagtaagaggtgaaggtacgtattgggaagccctttaatcagacacccaatcccgcccgcggtagcagcctctactgatcgatcttggtcgtttgaatgcaaaagttgataaaacagtttaaatgcatgaatgtgcatccaataatttaaacctaccatgtgagagctttctaagtcggataacttaatccaagtatcaagtataagatgtcgagttggattaatggttgattcgcatgcaagacggaagttaaacatccatttaccgtattaggtttatggtgcataacgtgatccatttgcctTAGTAAAGtattttgcaagtatgattttcgaatgagcaaatagtcatctgatccgtcctatatccgggctaaccggagtcgggatcatcctagactaatgctggaaagggaacaggccctgtgccaGGCGGCCATATGAGGTGCGAGCATGCTGGCGGTGtaagggggcctcccctggttttggaaataagagaaaaggggcctgtttaggcgcgggtcaatcAACGGTtttatgccgtgttctgaccatttggaaaacgtttataaaacgtattgaaaaataggtatttgacccgatttggtttgaaagggtcgtctagaccgtatttgttgatttgaagaacgagactcgaataatcatcattattttgatgatattcggtgtcgagttcgacttgacaagcttgacatgaatagttttgaaaataattatgaactaattgttttaagttcatttgaatataattagtcgatactcatcatcgtacccgggttaaaatcctgcatggtatgtagaaccaatgatgactttgtgttggtgactaaatacaaaatgtaaagaaatgacgaaaggctttaaaataccttccaaaatgtaaagtaatgaaataaaaggctttaaaataccttttaaatgttattaacctaatattatcaccgaaacacggatttaaccgtcatggtgtgaggaaccaaggatgaaaaatgttttatggttaaaaacatgcaaaaagaaataaaatagaatAAAAAAGAGGTTGAaaatattcgaaatggtaaaaatcgattacaaatatgaaaatggtttagaggggaaagacgagaacaaacacggttgagttctgacctgggcaccccattgaggcgcgagcctatgtgcacaataaggggcttctgcctcaggccaaaactcaattttggctcgtttatcccatgttttggatcgtgttatgaatgttttagcatgttatagtcataaaacaaatgaagacatgataaaagaaggatttttacaccttcatacttacatgtttggttatggcgagaaaccgacgtaagtgtaacaactcgttcaGTCAGAAAAAGACtaggtttaaaaccgttttggtaagtaaaaagagtgttttattaagattagtgacggtgtagtggtcgaagtggtcggtcaagtgatttaatgcacgatgatggtactaaacaatgtgtaaggcttgtatttatgatcggtaggtcgtaaatacgcgtcggattgtgacttaagaagtcgagtcgagaattttaagggagaaaagagggggcggacactcgcgtaagttctcaaatgggggcatttgacgggtatttataggaaaatgagtggttgtgtgagttttgagcgacgtggccagcTGGGCTGctgaaagaggcgcgagccacgtcgcgggtcttcgagttgtccggtcactttcacacaagtgcaatcatgatttgttctatcctaggatttgtagtcacatgtttggtacttgaccattcatgaatccgggaaatcttagtatagaaggtttgaaatggtttattttttgtggttgactcggtttgactcgttgttggagtcgggatttgaatttttgagtcggtttttggtccggtgtcggttttgactctagttagtgtcattgcgacctcgtcgtcgtgcattaaacactccaggtacttttgaaaagttttgaaatgttttattttcgaaatcgttttaagttttccgacgtaaagttgtacacaaactgtcgatcaaatgccgcgattccaaagcacgttatagtccgataatcatcgggtgtttgttggagtctcggcagatactgggtatctacagaggtATGAgattaactaaactaaataacaatgcaaacaaaataatgaaagtaagcaagatgattaaaatgagatgtaaacaattgattaaaagcactagggtgtcatgggttcatagaggattcatgggatttgatcatacaaacatattctctactagatgcaagcaattattgttgtgatgggatcgagttagtgtatatcttacaatccctaggaaggtttgggtcccggagccgaatcgattagattgtacaacacctacaagtcgacttaatcctccctatccaactatatgcatggtctaatgagactcgagttggtttatgtcttacaagtctcattgaaaaggtaagtgatgggtaaaaaatgcaaggattcataggctcgcatttcatcaaacataacatgtgcataagttgaaatcacaacaagcaagcaaattaattattaaaacatattagattaagcatgaatcaatccccatgttggtttcccctaattccccattaaccctagttaaggaaactactcactcattatcaagtttaacatgctaacaaggttgtcaatcatactagcaaggcaaaacatgatgaacaaatgaagatgattaaaaataattaaaacaaggattaagagaattatacctatgaagattccaaaataataatgcaaagaataatagaagtacttgatgattgatggaaggttgttaatcctccaaataaacccaaataatcttctaattatccaaaataaatgatgaacaatagagaaattaaggaatgattaagaaatgagatttgtattaatgctaaattaaggattgattacaagattaagagagtattaggacttgattaatatcctattaagatgacatgataatctaggtagtacaatggggtatttatactagagattaggtacaaagattagggttactaagggcttaaatgactattaagacccttaagaaaatttgaggaagtgctcctctccaaggagatactcatctccgttttggtggtcttcaagtaatacgctcgtcccgagcgtcttggCTGAGGGACTGTTGGTTctggagcagaatccgagcggattgtgggtcgggacgctcggatcatggagcctcaagacgagcgtcttggcatcgggacgctcggactgtagcatggcgacgctcgtcctgggcactgcGACGCTCGGACTGTAGTAGggcgacgctcgtcctgggcactgcGACGCTCGGACTCCTTCacagtcacttctcttcttttctttcttcaacaatcctaggggatcttgttggagatgcaaggatcctttcatcattgcccaatctactttattatctacataggccttctagcattgtctcccctttgatgcttggtcattgaattcgatcaatttagctccattttgccatgaaaatgcaaggcttgcactcctttcctaccaagggatcaaaacctcaaagaatatgcaaaacgagaaactaaagataataaatgacccaattatgcactaaaaagcataggaacgaggctaattcggggactaaatatgctcaaatatgagtcacatcagtggACCACCTCCACGtccattctggcacgcacccccaacacaactcacaaaaatcaccctcacaaaaattatccCTACAAATATTACCCACCAAGGAACACTCCTTCCAGATTCACACGTGACCCCAAAAGCAACGACATTTAGAGAGATGGCGTAGACGACGTCTACATCGTCTAGGTAAAAGGAAAGTAAACTAACGAAATAAATCACCTCACCCGATCTGGACGAACCTACCAAAACCTTAATCCTAAGACAAATAGCGCGCCGGCGATCGACGACCACATCGTCCCGGACACGGACGACCAACCGAAGGTCGCAGAAAACTCTATCCTCAAATAACTACAAAAAGCTAATGCCGAAATATCCATCTGGCAACTGATAGCCACGTCATTCAAACACCGtcaagccttttttttttttggtaaaaaggtAAGCTTATATTAATAAGCTAACCAAGATACAAGCGTTCTTAGATCAACTAGCTAACAAAGCTATCTCACTGCTCAAGATTTTTAACTCCCACACTATAAGGAGAATCACACACATTACATTACAAAGAAGCTATTTTTATCAAATCTAGCAATAAGGAACTCTGGACGCAAGAGGACATTCTCTGTTTTGCAATGATTTCTGTTCCACCAAATGGAATATATGAGAGCTAGCAGCAGGATTGCAGCTTGATGTTGGATCTTCTGTGAAGGAAAACTCTGGCTGTTCCACCAAGCAAACCAGTCCTGACTAGGTAGATGGCACCCCAGTCTTGAGGACAAGATTTGAAGGCATCTCTTACTATATTCACACGCAAAAAACAGATGGGCGTGTGTCTCAGGAGCATTAGCACATAAAACGCAGGAATCATCCATGACAATTCCAATTCTTTTCAGCCGCTCTCTAGTTAGTAATCTGCCCTGCATCACCAGCCACCCTATAAAGCTGATCTTGGGAAGGGCACCTGAATCCCAAATAAATTTTGCCCAAGGTATATCCATACAAGGGGAGCCAAGCCAGTCATAGCCACTTCGAATGGTGTAAACCTGCTGATTCTGTAGCCACCACTCTCCCACATACCCTGCTTTAATAAGATCTCTGACCCTACAAAGCTTCCTCCAAGCCCAACTGCCATTCTTTGTAGGTTGATAGCTATGCCAGTCACCACTCTTGATATAAATAGAATGAACCCATTTCACCCAAAGGTGATCTTTTTTCTGAGCTAGCCACCAGATGTATTTACCTAAGGCAGCCTTGTTCCAACGAATAATATCAGTTACCCCCAAGCCACCATGTTTCTTAGCCTGGCAAATCTGGTCCCATGAAACCAAAGTGCTATCCTTATCATTATCAATCCCAGTCTATAAAAAATTCCTGCAAATCTGAGTTATTTTCTTCAGAATGGAACTGGGTAAGATAAAAATGCGTGCCCAGTAATTGTGCAAAGTGGCCAGTACAGTCTTGATGAGTACTAATCTCCCAGCATAGCTCAACTTCCTGCTGCCAATACTTCTAATTCTGCTGACTACCCTTTCAaccagacagttacactccaacACAGACAATTTCTTAGAGGCAATAGGTATACCCAAATACTTGAATGGAAGAGACCCATGTTTCATGCTTGAATACTTGATAATATCAGTCAGTACCAAATTGTCCACCCCATTACTATAAATGCTGGACTTACCTTTCTTCATTTGCAACCCAGAGGCTCTAGAGAAAGATTGGAAGGCCCTTAGCAACCCAATAATGGAGGTTCTATCCCCTCTACAAAACAATAGCAAATCATCAGCAAAAGCCAAATGATTGAGCTTGATTCTTCCACAAAGAGGATGGTACTTCAACTTAGTATACTCTTGAATTTTGCCAAGAATCCTGCTCAAATACTCCATGCAAATAACAAAAATGAGTGGAGAGATGGGATCCCCTTGCCTCAAACCCCTCTTCCCATGGAAAAACTTAAAAGTTTCCTCATTAAGTGCCAAAGTATAGGAGGGAGTAGTCACACACTTAAGGATCAACTTAGTAAATATAGGGGGAAAGTTTAGAGAGCTCAGCATATTACTCACAAAGCTCCATTCAATGGAGTCATAAGCTTTTTGGAGGTCTATTTTCATAATTACTCTAGGAGACACAACACTCCTGTTGTATAATTTCACCAGGTCTTGACATATAAGTATGTTCTCTACAATATCTCTTCCCTTAACAAAAGCACTCTGAGAGGGGCTAATTATGTCTGGCAATATGATGCTCAGTCTGTTGCAAAGAACCTTACTAATACATTTGTAGATAGAATTGCAACATGCAATGGGTCTGAACTGGGTCACATCTTGAGGAAGCTCAACCTCAGGTATCAAGGTAATAAGAGTAGCATTGACTTGTTTGAGTAGCTTACCTGAGGTAAAGAAATCCTTCATAGCCTTAATGACACTCTCCCTAGTAATTTCCCAAGTGTCCTTATAGAATTGGCTATTAAATCCATCAGGACCAGGAGCTTTGTTACCACCAATGTCAAACATAGCCTTTCTGATCTCATTAGCAGAAACCTCAACATTTAAAATTTCATGATGAGCAGCATTCAAAATAGGGCCAGCAGCAATGACTGATTCACACACAGCATCCACAAAATTACTGCTACCTAACAAGCCATTATAGTACTCAATGAAGGCTTGTTGTATATCAGAACTTTCAGTGCACAGCTTCCCACCTTGGTCTTTAATTTGAATAACTTTATTCTGAGCCCTTCTATGTTTCAACTGGGAATGAAAATAATGAGTATTATCATCCCCCATAGCAGTCCAGTCCACTTTAGCCTTCTGTTCCAGAAACATATACCAGGCAGCTTTCAAGTGCAAGAGTTCATCAGCCAGAATTTTAGCAGCACCCACCATACCAGGGTCCATGGGATTAGAAATAAGATCTTCCTGCATTTTGTGGAGAGCCAATTTAGCAACTTTCACCTTGTTTTCAATATCCCCCAGAGCACCTTTGTTCAGCCTCTTAAGACCATGCTTCAAATGTTTCAACTTACAAACATGTTGAAACATCTGGGTCCCCCTAAACTCTTTATGCCAACCCTCACTAACCACCTGTTTAAAATTGGGATCCAACctccacatattgaagtatttaaaATGAGGTTTTCTGGTGATTGGCTTGCCAAAGGGATAGACTACACATGGACAATGATCAAAATATCCCTCGGGCATAAAATAAGCATAGGCCTCAGGGAACATACTCATCCAATCATCATTAATTAGGCACCTATCAATTCTGCTATACACCAAAGTCTCCAGGTCTTGTTTGTTGTTCCATGTGAAAAACGAGCCAATAACCTTGATATCAACTAACTCATAGCAATGTAAACAGTCTTTGAATGGTTTAATGTCAGCTAGAGTCACCTCAGCTCCCCCAGTATTTCATTAGGAAAAAGGAGATTATTAAAGTCTCCACCAACCATCCAAGGCCCCTGATGCATATTCTTATACCTCTGCAAACTTTGCCATAAATCAACCCTATCTGCAGGTTTATTGTAGCCATAAACTAGAGTGAACCTAAACACAAGCTGATTCCCTCTGATAGGAATCTGAGCATGAATGGTCTGAGAAGTGATATCCAGAATATCCACATCAAAGAGTCCAGAGTTCCACAAAAGCCAAATTCTCCCACCAGTAGCAAAAGAGTTGTTAGTACAGATAGACCAATCACTACAAATAGCATTCCTAACTTTATTCCAATGAACTGACTTAACTTTAGTCTCTACTAAACCAAATAGTCCCAAATTATTGTTGTGTAAAAACCActttatttctttttgtttatTCAGGCTATTAAGTCCTCTAATGTTCCAAAAGCCCAAGTTAACCATTTTCAATCACCCCACCTAGGCCATTCCCAGTCCCTTTCTTCCTCAATTGGGTGTTCCTAATAGTAGCCATGTTTAGAGCATCCAAGAATGTGTTACCTCGATGCACAGAGGGACCACTTCCATCCTGACTCATAACTCGAGTGATTATTCCAGCAGGAGTTTGTATAACAGCCACCCTAGGCCCTGCAGTGGTAGCAGGAACACTAGGGGCTTTACCCTTATCTAATCCCTGCACCACACCAGGTTGAACAACCTTCTTTTGCCACACCTGCTTAACTTTCTTACTCTCTTTCCTCTTTCTACATTGATCCTTACTATGCCCAATGCCCTGGCACTGAGTACATTTAACAGGGACCCAGTCATATTCAACCTTGATATCATGTGTTTTACCCTTCTCATCCTTAAATTGAAGAGTAGCTGGAAAGGATTGGTCTACTTGAACATCAACTAACATTCTAGCATATCCCAGGAAAGTCTTATGCATAGTGGCTTCATCACAATGGACGAAATCCCCAATGAGACCACTAATCTTTTTCAGACTAGCAACTCCCCAGAATTTAAGATCCAAACCAGTCATCTTCACCCAAATAGGAACAGTTTGAACAGAAGTTTTAATCAAATCTCCACCTCTGGCGACCACTCATTGATGATAacaggtttattatcaaacataAAATGCCCAGTTTTTACCACTTCTTTCATTTTTTCCACAGTTTTAAACCTAACAATGAATATTCCATTCGGCATAAAGGAGATCTTATCAACATCATAATCCTTCCATATGCGTTTAAGATAACCAGAAACCACATTCCATAGTGGATTAGTCCCCATGATATACCCATACAGAGAAGAGGACCAATAGTTGATCTCAGGGAGCACATCAGCATCAGTTAATTGAAGAGTAACCTTACCAGGAACAGTCGAAGGCTGAGGAGAAGGCGTTGTTTTCTTCCTTCGAATAACCTCCGTCCAAGCCCCAGGATGTTCCTCAACAAAATCCCCTTCTTCCGGTATGGGAACCATCGTCTGAGAGAGGTCCAACGGTGCAATCACCTGGACTTCCTCCTCTTCAGAGACATCTTCCACCACGATTTCCTCCTCCAAAGATTCCAAGACTTCATACCTAATCTTCGACACAGATCCTGATGAACGTTTATTTGAATTCATATTTTtagtattttttaaatttttcctAGTCTTAGCCACCGATgcgtgaaattagggtttattagAAGAAATTGATTAgattttttgggattttttgggATTTCCTCTCTCTATCATTTTCTCTCTCATAATACACCGTCAAGCCTTACTCCAAGCAATGGGAACATTGACAGTACTatatgttggagtaagtgtcctcaacaatagtgcgatcacatgatttaaaatcattattaaatctcataataagaatacgtaagggatgatttattatatagtcaactgattaacattaattggtaatgattagctaactagagtttaacattactgtcgtttgacggtggtgatcagttgatcccttaaggtcacacctataggagaattcccttaatggataagttgattaattgtatgtcgatacaagttaatcaattccttaaatttgaacaattcatttgtgagtgagaatttttatatcttattgtaatttgattaaataagatttattttggaaattaaaagattttattactaaaattcaatattgtttgagaaacaattaagttaagaatgattgattgattataattgcaaaatgttgtgaattataattgtatgagccattttatttatgtgatcaagaattactagacaatttgttatatgtaatttaattaatgtatataatgatatttatttgataaatacgcatttaattaattaataacatgttatatgctacatgtgacatattgtgtgacaaatgacaaattgacaaaataaaatggaagtccattttatatgtaAACCGAAAATGGAGGGGTTGTAGTGgatagtgggtgatttattttaatagttAAAATAAACATAATCATGACCCTAATtcactagccttacacacctaaagTTTAGAAAAGAGAAATAGGAAAAAGAAgaagccatgcattggctcttggCCACCACCCCAACCGGCTCCCCTTTTTCTCTTATAGAGAATTTGTTCTCTATATTTTCATTCATACAACATTCATTCAATACTcactttttatctctctaaaattagttttagaaactCACAAATTGTTCATCTAAAATTCTAATATCaatatataagattactagtgtagtaataaagatattattagaattattttaagggctactagtatattaatctagttagttaatatattggtttaagggttttgttttgggtgcaacaagaggaggatctctatatttgggattttggaggatcatccattacacttaagctcaagaacaaacaaggaaggtgtccttgtttgtgcccttatttcgaaccaatataatgtaaggaacattatctttctttcatatcttatttagttatacatgcactagatcttaatgaattcacattaaaatgttaattagttcacaaTAAGAAATGTCTTATAAGagttatatgaacctaacaattggtatcagagcataggatgttgcatgcataatcgatttatagttttttcgagttattagtaacttaattaaaactaaaaatttgtgatttattagataaagccacgaaatattgatgcatgttgtatattatggtcctaaaatgtatttaggtcattttgatgatttatggtattttattgttcCTTTTAATGATTtatagttattttattacattttaatgactaaaatggtatttaaaatgctaaaaatagttgaacatagtttctgaccttgaaatttttatatgacctcacatgcatattttaattattgtatgtaaaatttcgtataaagttgatttattttgcatgatttatgatttttataagataaaaatggattaaatggacgtaaaatggttaaaaatagttaaacttcgaaatagaccatgaaattttaatatgttgtcacatgcatattttactcactgtgtgtaaaatttaagataAACTTGAtttatttagcatgatttatgaatttttagtgtaaaaatgacataaatagtgactattttagcataaatggcTAAAAGAAAtcacatggcatgagaaaatttttttaggtttcattaatatcccacttatcagatctaaagttgtaaatttgattggattaatttttgtatactttagatattttatttgataaaaccgataaattacaactacattttctcgaaataaattcgaaagttttaaaccatgatttttgatattatgagtgtcatggatatattccagaatgttcaaaaatttaaaattcaaaatttgaaattattgtaatttaatttggatttatttcataaaagttatgattttagggtaaaaaatgagcttaaaattatatcaagttgaattattgtcaaaaattgagtaatgactaatttttgagtcctaaaagtgttaggataattaactttgactaaaattagatttcagtattatttagcgattttaataggttaaaatcgtgcatttccataaaaccgagttatataatcgatataagttaaatagggtgatttggcacataatttggcatgatagacacatattataatgctgcatatttcattattgtatgtcatattttatttatgtaattttgaattatgtaattttatcttagtatggccttagtttttaatcgatattacccgtaatgtaaggggatgttgattcggttgtaatttaatgtgatctcgtatcacttttattttactagttcttcatattacaaatgtataataggaatagctacgtatttttattattatttgtaattccggagttcttcaagacggtgccattcggaaaggcatTCCGacaaagaagatgttcttgggaggcgtgccacttgaagattcaagggaccaaaggagttggtttccgaatatgtaatagattatttgattttctattttaggaaggccatactaggaatttattatttgcttttcatgtcttttaatatgttgcatgcattgccaaatcgccataacaacacatgcatatcatatcgagtcttcgaccaTGTAAATTATAATTATCGACAATTCaacttttagctcacttaaaattgatagataataaattgacaagacctttacttttaaaagattgagacttagccttaccaaatagtaggagcccatgaatctcaatttcataaggggtacaatacgatttttcggggtgcttctattgacgttgggtaagtggggtaataaacaagttattacacttcgaaaatttggttgatctcaacgaaggtattttgcgaacgtagccgcaataggttcgggctaaagatgaacttaacgtaaattcatcgaccgagagttctaattgtagaatcggttaagagggttaacccaccaagttatattagtaaagatgtagagggcccgttggctcacatccaagttaataagAACTTTGGGTCTcagaatcatttatcatagttgggtaaaggtcactatgaaaatgctaagacttgttttaaaaatatttataagttttgttaaaacgataaatgtttataattccttcatttttctattttgtagtcaatttgattagtacgcaatgacaactccaatttcatccgcatCTACTAGCGCAAACGCTCCACCACTCCCAAATGCCTCTTGgttccgatcctttatggatcgatgtaaacttgaaaagaatggatctaacttcgccgattgggatgcgcaactccgtttggtcgcggaaggtgacgacaagcttcgttaccttagcGAAGCCGCTCCCACCA
The Silene latifolia isolate original U9 population chromosome 11, ASM4854445v1, whole genome shotgun sequence genome window above contains:
- the LOC141613783 gene encoding uncharacterized protein LOC141613783, producing the protein MTGLDLKFWGVASLKKISGLIGDFVHCDEATMHKTFLGYARMLVDVQVDQSFPATLQFKDEKGKTHDIKVEYDWVPVKCTQCQGIGHSKDQCRKRKESKKVKQVWQKKVVQPGVVQGLDKGKAPSVPATTAGPRVAVIQTPAGIITRVMSQDGSGPSVHRGNTFLDALNMATIRNTQLRKKGTGNGLGGVIENETKVKSVHWNKVRNAICSDWSICTNNSFATGGRIWLLWNSGLFDVDILDITSQTIHAQIPIRGNQLVFRFTLVYGYNKPADRVDLWQSLQRYKNMHQGPWMVIGSFFTWNNKQDLETLVYSRIDRCLINDDWMSMFPEAYAYFMPEGYFDHCPCVVYPFGKPITRKPHFKYFNMWRLDPNFKQVVSEGWHKEFRGTQMFQHVCKLKHLKHGLKRLNKGALGDIENKVKVAKLALHKMQEDLISNPMDPGMVGAAKILADELLHLKAAWYMFLEQKAKVDWTAMGDDNTHYFHSQLKHRRAQNKVIQIKDQGGKLCTESSDIQQAFIEYYNGLLGSSNFVDAVCESVIAAGPILNAAHHEILNVEVSANEIRKAMFDIGGNKAPGPDGFNSQFYKDTWEITRESVIKAMKDFFTSGKLLKQVNATLITLIPEVELPQDVTQFRPIACCNSIYKCISKVLCNRLSIILPDIISPSQSAFVKGRDIVENILICQDLVKLYNRSVVSPRVIMKIDLQKAYDSIEWSFVSNMLSSLNFPPIFTKLILKCVTTPSYTLALNEETFKFFHGKRGLRQGDPISPLIFVICMEYLSRILGKIQEYTKLKYHPLCGRIKLNHLAFADDLLLFCRGDRTSIIGLLRAFQSFSRASGLQMKKGKSSIYSNGVDNLVLTDIIKYSSMKHGSLPFKYLGIPIASKKLSVLECNCLVERVVSRIRSIGSRKLSYAGRLVLIKTTGIDNDKDSTLVSWDQICQAKKHGGLGVTDIIRWNKAALGKYIWWLAQKKDHLWVKWVHSIYIKSGDWHSYQPTKNGSWAWRKLCRVRDLIKAGYVGEWWLQNQQVYTIRSGYDWLGSPCMDIPWAKFIWDSGALPKISFIGWLVMQGRLLTRERLKRIGIVMDDSCVLCANAPETHAHLFFACEYSKRCLQILSSRLGCHLPSQDWFAWWNSQSFPSQKIQHQAAILLLALIYSIWWNRNHCKTENVLLRPEFLIARFDKNSFFVM